The Arachis hypogaea cultivar Tifrunner chromosome 16, arahy.Tifrunner.gnm2.J5K5, whole genome shotgun sequence genome contains a region encoding:
- the LOC112758160 gene encoding uncharacterized protein isoform X1 → MRRVKQKRKKKKMMDEMTKNQPSHWWWLDTTTTNRSPWLQSTLSELNEKTKAMLKVIEEDADSFAKRAEMYYKKRPELLRMVEDFYRTHRSLAERYDQVRPETGIGLLNSGGSPFASAKHRFEKLLTFADDHRGYDTYSESYDVESEVDDPEQEVEEEEEESKSNHKEEVEVSYVAVNDEVIRLRDEMKRLNEENKAQKDQLKMKDSACDEVIMLREEIERLKEENEAQREQLKQKDEEKIEVIRQLSMAIDVMKEENVKMRNFIVAKESTKKWNKKPFEFNKFVGELSEKFFNFNFNVIPKNEPSVELSRRGLTSLQIS, encoded by the exons AT GAGAAGAGTGAagcagaagaggaagaagaagaagatgatggatGAAATGACCAAGAATCAACCTTCACACTGGTGGTGGCTtgacaccaccaccaccaaccgtTCCCCGTGGCTTCAATCCACTCTTTCAG AACTAAATGAGAAGACAAAAGCTATGTTAAAGGTAATTGAAGAAGATGCAGATTCCTTTGCCAAGCGTGCAGAGATGTACTACAAGAAGAGGCCAGAGCTTTTGAGAATGGTTGAAGATTTCTATAGGACGCATCGCTCGCTAGCCGAGCGCTATGATCAAGTCAGACCCGAAACTGGAATCGGCCTACTCAATTCAGGAGGATCCCCGTTTGCATCCGCCAAGCATCGGTTCGAGAAGTTGCTGACTTTTGCAGATGATCATCGTGGTTATGATACCTATTCAGAGAGTTATGATGTGGAATCTGAAGTTGATGATCCTGAgcaagaagtagaagaagaagaagaagagagcaaGTCTAATCAcaaagaagaggtggaagtttcATATGTTGCTGTGAATGATGAAGTGATAAGATTGAGGGATGAGATGAAGAGACTCAATGAAGAGAACAAGGCACAGAAGGATCAACTCAAGATGAAAGATTCTGCTTGTGATGAAGTAATAATGCTGAGGGAAGAAATAGAGAGGCTTAAAGAAGAGAATGAGGCACAGAGGGAACAACTCAAGCAGAAGGATGAGGAGAAGATAGAGGTGATAAGGCAGCTGAGTATGGCAATTGATGTGATGAAGGAGGAGAATGTGAAGATGAGAAACTTCATTGTTGCCAAGGAATCCACCAAGAAATGGAACAAGAAACCATTTGAGTTCAACAAATTTGTGGGTGAATTGTCTGAgaaatttttcaatttcaatttcaatgtgaTTCCAAAGAATGAGCCTAGTGTGGAGCTCTCTAGACGTGGTTTAACTAGTTTGCAAATATCTTAA
- the LOC112759054 gene encoding CASP-like protein 1E1 — MGSSSVEGGGLQSNVKVVERAILMGTRRRPCEVVVRLLGLFLTLVATIIVGVDKETKIISYAGINFKATAKWEYLSATVFLLVSNAIACSYAAASLVMLEMAKRRRNDNSDVLSTSVVEFGVTVMDLVMMGLLFSANGAAAAVGVIAQNGNSHIQWMKVCNVFDAYCRHMTAAFLLSFFASISFLFMVLFSLVKLHYYKFST, encoded by the exons atGGGCAGTAGTAGTGTGGAAGGTGGAGGACTGCAAAGCAACGTCAAGGTTGTGGAGAGGGCAATACTAATGGGGACGAGACGGCGCCCTTGCGAGGTCGTGGTGCGCCTTCTTGGCCTCTTTCTTACTCTTGTTGCCACCATCATCGTTGGTGTTGATAAAGAGACTAAGATCATTTCCTATGCTGGTATCAACTTCAAGGCCACTGCTAAGTGGGAATATCTCTCTGCTACCGT ATTTTTGTTGGTGTCAAACGCCATAGCATGCTCGTATGCAGCTGCATCTTTGGTGATGTTGGAGAtggcaaaaagaagaagaaacgatAATAGTGATGTGTTATCTACTTCAGTAGTAGAGTTTGGTGTAACGGTGATGGACCTTGTAATGATGGGACTGTTATTCTCAGCAAATGGTGCTGCTGCTGCTGTGGGAGTAATCGCACAGAACGGAAACTCCCACATTCAATGGATGAAAGTTTGCAATGTCTTTGATGCATATTGTCGCCACATGACCGCTGCATTTCTCCTCTCTTTCTTTGCATCCATTTCATTCCTCTTCATGGTTCTTTTCTCTCTCGTCAAACTCCATTATTACAAGTTTTCTACTTAA
- the LOC112756622 gene encoding uncharacterized protein produces MSTLSLRGILENNKLAGANYDDWYRNLRIVLMHERLIDIIDKPAVTAPVPKEDGSIDNEATKAYEKYLKNCLTAKCIILASMGSDIQRQHQDMDPPTIIEHLKKMYGAQSKTARYQLSKILFRSTLDVDSPVGPHVPKMIDLIEQLEKLGCKLGKELS; encoded by the coding sequence ATGTCTACTCTATCACTGCGTGGCATACTTGAAAATAACAAATTGGCTGGAGCCAATTATGATGATTGGTATCGCAATTTGAGAATTGTTCTCATGCATGAAAGGCTAATTGATATAATCGATAAGCCTGCTGTAACGGCCCCAGTTCCTAAAGAGGATGGAAGTATTGATAATGAGGCAACCAAGGCTTATGAGAAGTACTTGAAAAATTGTCTTACTGCCAAATGCATCATTCTGGCATCCATGGGTTCTGATATTCAAAGGCAACATCAGGATATGGATCCACCAACTATTATTGAACATCTTAAGAAGATGTATGGTGCACAAAGTAAGACGGCCCGATATCAATTGTCcaaaattttgtttagatctacACTTGATGTGGACTCTCCTGTTGGACCCCATGTTCCTAAGATGATTGATCTTATTGAACAACTTGAGAAGTTGGGATGCAAATTGGGCAAAGAACTTTCATAA
- the LOC112758747 gene encoding uncharacterized protein produces the protein MGPGGPGGPGGPGFGGPGGPGGPGWGPGPGWAPGPGGPGWGPPGPGFFGSGGFFGGFGDGICNLISSCFYCLCCCWLFQGCFGGPRGSFGPPGPGGPPGF, from the exons ATGGGACCGGGTGGGCCGGGGGGTCCTGGTGGGCCGGGTTTTGGTGGCCCTGGCGGACCTGGAGGCCCTGGATGGGGTCCTGGCCCTGGTTGGGCTCCGGGACCTGGTGGACCAGGCTGGGGTCCTCCTGGGCCTGGTTTCTTTGGATCCGGTGGATTTTTTGGTGGGTTTGGAGATGGTATATGCAACCTCATTTCTTCATG CTTCTATTGTTTGTGCTGTTGTTGGTTGTTCCAAGGTTGCTTCGGAGGTCCACGTGGATCATTTGGCCCACCCGGCCCAGGAGGTCCACCTGGCTTCTGA
- the LOC112758160 gene encoding uncharacterized protein isoform X2 — MMDEMTKNQPSHWWWLDTTTTNRSPWLQSTLSELNEKTKAMLKVIEEDADSFAKRAEMYYKKRPELLRMVEDFYRTHRSLAERYDQVRPETGIGLLNSGGSPFASAKHRFEKLLTFADDHRGYDTYSESYDVESEVDDPEQEVEEEEEESKSNHKEEVEVSYVAVNDEVIRLRDEMKRLNEENKAQKDQLKMKDSACDEVIMLREEIERLKEENEAQREQLKQKDEEKIEVIRQLSMAIDVMKEENVKMRNFIVAKESTKKWNKKPFEFNKFVGELSEKFFNFNFNVIPKNEPSVELSRRGLTSLQIS, encoded by the exons atgatggatGAAATGACCAAGAATCAACCTTCACACTGGTGGTGGCTtgacaccaccaccaccaaccgtTCCCCGTGGCTTCAATCCACTCTTTCAG AACTAAATGAGAAGACAAAAGCTATGTTAAAGGTAATTGAAGAAGATGCAGATTCCTTTGCCAAGCGTGCAGAGATGTACTACAAGAAGAGGCCAGAGCTTTTGAGAATGGTTGAAGATTTCTATAGGACGCATCGCTCGCTAGCCGAGCGCTATGATCAAGTCAGACCCGAAACTGGAATCGGCCTACTCAATTCAGGAGGATCCCCGTTTGCATCCGCCAAGCATCGGTTCGAGAAGTTGCTGACTTTTGCAGATGATCATCGTGGTTATGATACCTATTCAGAGAGTTATGATGTGGAATCTGAAGTTGATGATCCTGAgcaagaagtagaagaagaagaagaagagagcaaGTCTAATCAcaaagaagaggtggaagtttcATATGTTGCTGTGAATGATGAAGTGATAAGATTGAGGGATGAGATGAAGAGACTCAATGAAGAGAACAAGGCACAGAAGGATCAACTCAAGATGAAAGATTCTGCTTGTGATGAAGTAATAATGCTGAGGGAAGAAATAGAGAGGCTTAAAGAAGAGAATGAGGCACAGAGGGAACAACTCAAGCAGAAGGATGAGGAGAAGATAGAGGTGATAAGGCAGCTGAGTATGGCAATTGATGTGATGAAGGAGGAGAATGTGAAGATGAGAAACTTCATTGTTGCCAAGGAATCCACCAAGAAATGGAACAAGAAACCATTTGAGTTCAACAAATTTGTGGGTGAATTGTCTGAgaaatttttcaatttcaatttcaatgtgaTTCCAAAGAATGAGCCTAGTGTGGAGCTCTCTAGACGTGGTTTAACTAGTTTGCAAATATCTTAA
- the LOC112758160 gene encoding uncharacterized protein isoform X3 produces MISNRRRVKQKRKKKKMMDEMTKNQPSHWWWLDTTTTNRSPWLQSTLSELNEKTKAMLKVIEEDADSFAKRAEMYYKKRPELLRMVEDFYRTHRSLAERYDQVRPETGIGLLNSGGSPFASAKHRFEKLLTFADDHRGYDTYSESYDVESEVDDPEQEVEEEEEESKSNHKEEVEVSYVAVNDEVIRLRDEMKRLNEENKAQKDQLKMKDSACDEVIMLREEIERLKEENEAQREQLKQKDEEKIEVIRQLSMAIDVMKEENVKMRNFIVAKESTKKWNKKPFEFNKFVGELSEKFFNFNFNVIPKNEPSVELSRRGLTSLQIS; encoded by the exons atgataagCAACAGGAGAAGAGTGAagcagaagaggaagaagaagaagatgatggatGAAATGACCAAGAATCAACCTTCACACTGGTGGTGGCTtgacaccaccaccaccaaccgtTCCCCGTGGCTTCAATCCACTCTTTCAG AACTAAATGAGAAGACAAAAGCTATGTTAAAGGTAATTGAAGAAGATGCAGATTCCTTTGCCAAGCGTGCAGAGATGTACTACAAGAAGAGGCCAGAGCTTTTGAGAATGGTTGAAGATTTCTATAGGACGCATCGCTCGCTAGCCGAGCGCTATGATCAAGTCAGACCCGAAACTGGAATCGGCCTACTCAATTCAGGAGGATCCCCGTTTGCATCCGCCAAGCATCGGTTCGAGAAGTTGCTGACTTTTGCAGATGATCATCGTGGTTATGATACCTATTCAGAGAGTTATGATGTGGAATCTGAAGTTGATGATCCTGAgcaagaagtagaagaagaagaagaagagagcaaGTCTAATCAcaaagaagaggtggaagtttcATATGTTGCTGTGAATGATGAAGTGATAAGATTGAGGGATGAGATGAAGAGACTCAATGAAGAGAACAAGGCACAGAAGGATCAACTCAAGATGAAAGATTCTGCTTGTGATGAAGTAATAATGCTGAGGGAAGAAATAGAGAGGCTTAAAGAAGAGAATGAGGCACAGAGGGAACAACTCAAGCAGAAGGATGAGGAGAAGATAGAGGTGATAAGGCAGCTGAGTATGGCAATTGATGTGATGAAGGAGGAGAATGTGAAGATGAGAAACTTCATTGTTGCCAAGGAATCCACCAAGAAATGGAACAAGAAACCATTTGAGTTCAACAAATTTGTGGGTGAATTGTCTGAgaaatttttcaatttcaatttcaatgtgaTTCCAAAGAATGAGCCTAGTGTGGAGCTCTCTAGACGTGGTTTAACTAGTTTGCAAATATCTTAA
- the LOC112756623 gene encoding NAC domain-containing protein 13-like yields the protein MAELSAAATFTPSDEELIHFLSDKVKGQSMDEDAAINIHECEYLYGRNKNPWDIWRDFAGDVDAGRTALFFFSPTKKHHSTASRPIGAGVWEAEAETIDGESIVGKGKNRRIGTKKCFVFDKSGTSYDGAWILHEYTLHGSSLHTNTSVDHSYVICKLIKNVEGEAHPVEVQFGDKRKRHGQSATTSGVQIDVNAPHSYVVLTNCHIYFKRNTKEQEVQFIPNELGRRMLLEMFEGKYMKDDEDGLTLSFIVKQGLPITNENLIRNLMQLQGGTRRGGKGI from the exons ATGGCAGAGCTAAGTGCGGCCGCAACCTTCACACCCAGCGATGAAGAACTCATTCATTTCCTTTCCGACAAGGTGAAAGGCCAATCAATGGACGAGGACGCCGCCATCAACATCCACGAATGTGAATACTTGTACGGCCGCAACAAGAACCCTTGGGACATTTGGCGGGACTTCGCCGGCGACGTTGATGCCGGCAGGACcgcccttttcttcttctctcccaCCAAAAAGCACCATTCCACAGCCTCTCGCCCCATCGGAGCCGGCGTCTGGGAAGCTGAAGCCGAAACCATTGACGGCGAAAGCATCGTTGGCAAGGGCAAGAACCGCCGTATTGGGACCAAGAAATGTTTCGTCTTTGACAAGAGTGGCACCTCCTACGATGGTGCATGGATCTTGCATGAATACACTCTTCATGGATCCTCGCTCCACACTAATACTTCA GTGGATCATAGCTATGTTATATGCAAATTGATAAAGAATGTAGAAGGTGAAGCTCATCCAGTTGAGGTGCAGTttggagacaaaagaaaaaggcacGGTCAATCTGCCACCACCAGCGGCGTTCAAATTGATGTTAACGCTCCTCATTCATAT GTGGTGCTGACCAATTGTCATATATATTTTAAGAGGAACACTAAAGAGCAAGAGGTCCAATTCATACCAAATGAACTTGGCAGGCGAATGTTGTTGGAAATGTTTGAGGGTaagtatat GAAAGATGATGAGGATGGTTTAACTCTTTCTTTCATTGTTAAACAAGGATTACCAATCACGAACGAGAACCTCATCAGAAACCTCATGCAGCTGCAAGGGGGAACAAGAAGAGGTGGAAAAGGCATCTAA
- the LOC112758714 gene encoding uncharacterized protein: MKKNEGVNARMRKRKNYSGNVKSDKSYYNPALIKKQKEFYKNAKNIKKFKKMLKQQKEQTDPSSAQKLIIESDGAVMKEDKGESEKRKNCLEELYRKKHEEKERERMEREAILMAKKEEREEAQARRKALRDKMLKKTRKGQPLMKYRIQHLLDTIQVSYQIQPSKSP, translated from the exons ATGAAGAAGAACGAGGGAGTCAACGCAAGAATGAGAAAGAGGAAGAACTATTCCGGCAATGTGAAATCCGATAAAAGTTATTACAACCCTGCTCTCATAA AGAAGCAAAAGGAATTCTATAAGAATGCGAAGAATATAAAGAAGTTTAAGAAGATGTTAAAGCAGCAAAAGGAGCAAACCGATCCTTCCTCGGCACAGAAACTGATCATTGAG AGCGATGGTGCTGTGATGAAAGAGGATAAGGGCGAGAGTGAGAAGAGGAAGAATTGTTTGGAAGAATTGTACAGAAAGAAGcatgaagagaaagagagagaaagaatggAAAGAGAGGCAATATTGATGGCTaagaaggaagagagagaagaggccCAAGCCAGAAGAAAAGCTCTGCGTGACAAAATGCTTAAGAAAACCAGAAAAGGGCAACCTCTTATGAAATACAGAATTCAGCATCTTTTGGATACTATTCAAGTCTCATATCAAATTCAACCATCCAAATCCCCTTGA